From a single Labrenzia sp. PHM005 genomic region:
- a CDS encoding GNAT family N-acetyltransferase, with amino-acid sequence MEHRLKCMRDHGMKPDYRADEADVPVNQTINCGWGRLLFGSTFTEPDDLVTALRDEGPDRRDIALYVRDPHVVVGLAPQELFLDPSHTFRLNLSTYRAAKDSRKGFTVRRMSSRSDAEQINALYASRGMVLVSEDFFWSELDPREITVLVAEEDETGDIVGTAMGVDHQRATGGAELGSSLWCLAVSPQARFPGIGEALVRRLAEVFQARGNPHMDLSVLHDNDHAIALYEKLGLERVPVFTVKSKKPINEALYAGPAMEENLNLYATLFVNEARRRGISAEIIDAEGGFFRLSYGGRSIRYRVSF; translated from the coding sequence ATGGAACATCGGCTCAAATGCATGCGTGACCATGGCATGAAACCGGATTACCGCGCCGACGAGGCAGACGTTCCGGTCAATCAGACTATCAATTGCGGTTGGGGACGCCTTTTGTTTGGCAGTACCTTTACCGAGCCTGACGATCTTGTTACCGCCTTGCGGGACGAAGGTCCGGATCGCCGGGATATTGCGTTATACGTCAGGGATCCGCACGTGGTGGTCGGCCTTGCTCCCCAAGAGTTGTTTCTTGATCCCTCTCACACTTTTCGTTTGAACCTGTCGACCTATCGTGCTGCCAAGGACAGCCGGAAGGGATTCACGGTTCGGCGAATGTCGTCGCGCAGCGATGCCGAGCAGATCAATGCTCTTTATGCGAGCCGGGGGATGGTGCTGGTTTCCGAAGACTTCTTTTGGTCGGAGTTGGATCCGCGTGAAATTACCGTCCTAGTTGCCGAAGAAGACGAAACTGGGGACATCGTCGGAACAGCCATGGGCGTCGACCATCAACGCGCGACCGGGGGGGCTGAACTCGGCTCATCGCTTTGGTGCTTGGCGGTATCACCTCAGGCCCGCTTTCCAGGTATTGGTGAAGCCCTTGTCCGGCGGCTCGCGGAGGTCTTTCAAGCCCGTGGCAATCCACACATGGATCTGTCGGTCCTGCATGACAATGACCATGCGATTGCACTCTATGAGAAGCTTGGCCTCGAACGTGTGCCCGTCTTTACGGTGAAATCGAAAAAACCAATCAACGAAGCCTTGTATGCCGGACCTGCCATGGAGGAAAATCTCAATCTCTACGCGACTTTATTCGTCAATGAAGCAAGACGACGCGGCATCAGTGCGGAAATCATCGACGCAGAGGGTGGGTTTTTTCGATTGTCTTATGGTGGACGGTCCATCAGGTACAGGGTGTCCTTTTAA